The DNA region TCTTGCCACGTCTTCGGAACTGCGTATGGTATATACCTTTAAAGGTAAGTCCATTAAATCAATAATGGATTGTGCGCCTGAAGTAATGTTGGAAAAGCCAACGATGGCCGTGAGGCCGTTGAACTGGCTGGCGAGCGTAAGGGAACGAATCATGTCATATCCAGTCAACTGCACATCAATGACGGGAATGGTCACGGCTTCCTTGATCAGTTGGGCAGTACCGCCGCGGCTAATAATAATTTCTGCACCATTTCGTTCGGCTTGGGCCGCCAGCTCGGCGCCTTTCATTAAATCGCCTACTTCAACCTGAATGGCTAACTGAGGAAATAGCGGAATACATTCTTCTATAATCGTAGTCATGGATTCGTAAGGAGCGATAATATGGACTCGTGTACGCATAAGTTTCCTGCCTTTTATAAAAATCATTCATTGGTCATCTCGGATGTTGCGGAATGAGAAGACTTCCCTTATTATAGCCAACTTGCAGAGGAATGGCATCTTTGGCTCCTGACGACTTCACTAAATAACGGAAACGGTGTAGTTACCGGCGGCTTAATTTTGCTTCAGCAAGTCTGCGCAAGGCGTTGTCAGACAGCCATGTTTTGAGGTGCTTTTCTCTCCTGCTGGAACGAGTTGATGTTTGCGGTGACGTTTATTTTGTTGAAAAGGGGCCTCTCAAAAGGAATGATCCCCTAGAACGGATGAACACAAACAAGAGCTGTCCTCTGTCAGGAATGACGGGGACAGCTCTTTGCTTATGGATGAACGCTGTATTATGGAATAAGCGCCGTGCTATTGGATAACGCCATACTGTGGACAAGCGTCAAGTTACTGGCCAGGTAATTAGCTATTGCCCGATTGGAACACGGAAGGTCAAAATTTCATACGGCTTAATGTCAAAAGAAAGCTGGTCGCTGACCACGTCATATTCGGCTTCATTATTCTCCAGCAAATCACAGGCATAAGCGATGGAGGATAATCCTTGCGGCAGCTTGATCGCTGCCCGGCTCCGGCGTCCATGCGCTTCGTAGAGCCTGATGATCAGATCATCGTTATTCTCGGCTTTTTTAACTACTTCCAAGACGACATTGTCCTGGTCGACCGATACGAGTGACCACGCCGCAGGCATCATGCCTGTTTGCTGAGGAATCTCGCGAGCAACCAAAGGTCGGTTGATATCGTATGCGGCCTGGATGACACGCCCTTCCCGAAAATCTCCTTTGTGCGGATAGAGGGAGTACGTGAATACGTGCTGCTCCTTGTCCGCTGTTTCATTAGGATAGGTTGCACTTTTAATCAGCGACAGACGCATCACGGAATTATGAATGTCATACCCGTATTTACAGTCGTTCAAAAGGGCGGCACCATACCCGTTCTCAGCCAGGTCGGCCCATTTCTGACCGCACACCTCGAACCGGGCCTGATCCCAACTGGTGTTACGGTGTGTTGCTCGCTCCACGTTGCCGTACTGAATTTCATAGACGGCCTTTTCACTCCAGATATCGAGCGGGAATGCCACTTTCAGCAGCAGATGTTCTTGCTTCCAATCTACAAAGGTACGGAAATCAATACGACGCGTATGTGCGTAAAAGATGATCGTCTGCTCAATGACGGAATCAAGGAATTGACGTTTTACTTTGAGCAGGGAACGAACGGGGCCGCATTCAATCCATTCGAGCTGTTGAAGATCGCTAACCTCCCACATGTTCTCTTCATAGTAGTCATCAATGTTCCATGCTTCGTATTCCGCAGGACGATCTTCGAACACCTGCAATACGTTGCCGCGTTTGCCTGGCTGGAGCAGTTCCCGGCCTTCGGCCTTGTCCCATATCGATACAAATTCGGCGCTGTCATTCAGACGGATTTCGTAGAAAGGCGTCTGGATCAAGCCCAGTTCTTCGTGTGTGAATGATTGGCAAGTCGTTTCATCATCGACGGTCGCCGTAGTGATTCGGAAGCTTTTGTACCCGGAAGCCGGAACACCTTCGGCCAGAAACACCAATCCGCCATTCGGTGTGTGCTGACTCGGAACTCGCCGCTCTCCGTCATACACAGCTACCTTTTGATCAAAAGAAGGAATTTCCACGACATCGGTCCGTTCGAAACCTGTGGTGTTAAATACAACGATCGCTCCTCCATCGGATTGAATCTCGCTCACAATACCGCTCAGCGCACTTGCCTTCAGATCGTCCGTGACACGAAGGACCTCTTCATATTGTTCCCTGGAATCCTCATACACCTGCCCAATAGAACTGCCGGGCAGAATGTCATGAAACTGATTCAGCATCGTCAATTTCCACGCATGTTCCAGTGCTTCTGCAGGATAAACGGCTCCCGAATCGATCTGCTGACGAATGACGGAGAAAAGCTCGGCATCGGCCAACGCGAATTCGCTATGACGATTATAGCGTTTATTGCGGGCCATGGAGGTGTAGGTTCCACGATGATATTCCAGATAGAGCTCGCCGGACCAGCGAGGAACAGAACGAACATCGGCTAAGTTGTCCTCCAGCTTCTCGAAAAACTCCCGTACGAAGGTACGCTTAACCGTTGGTACCCCAGGCAATCCTTTTTCAAGTCGTCTGCCGTGTTCCAGCATCTCCTCGGTTGGCCCACCCCCGCCATCTCCGAATCCGAAGCACTGTAAAACATCGGAATTGATACTTTTGTTCTGATAGCGCTGCCATGTTCCTTTGACCTGGCTTGCATTAAAACGCCCGTTGTAGGTCGTTTCAAACCGGTGGCGAAGCTTGAGGTCAGGATGCTTGTCATAATCCGTGGTTGTGATGAAATGGGTTAATACCTCCGATCCGTCAATACCTCTCCAGTACATTGTGTCGTTCGGAATTTGGTTCGTATCATTCCAGGCAATTTTGGTTGTCATAAAATAATCGATGCCGCTCTTGCGCATAATCTGCGGCATGGCTGCACTGTAACCAAAGACGTCCGGCAACCATAATACGCGATTGTCTACGCCGAATTCCTCCTTGAAGAAACGTTTCCCGTATATAATCTGACGGACCATCGACTCCCCGGAGATCAGGTTGCAGTCTGCCTCCAGCCACATGGAGCCTTCGGCTTCCCAGCGGCCTTCCGCGACTTTCTGTTTGATCTTATCGTACAAGGGTGGATAGTCGTGCTTCAGGTACTCATACAGCTTGGGCTGAGAGGACATGAAGGTGTACTCCGGGAACTTGTCCATTAAATACAGCACGCTGGCAAAGCTGCGTATTACCTTTTCCCGCGTTTGATCCAGCGTCCACAGCCACGCCACATCAATGTGGGTATGACCGATGCAGTGGACCGTAGGCATCTGGTCTCCAGCAGGACGGGCTTCGCCATAGACATTCTCTTGCATATAGCGGCGAGCTTCCAGCACCGAGGCATGGAAAGCGTCACTGTTTTCCTGGCGCAGATCGAGATGATTCACGGCCTGATTCAATTGCTCGATCAGCTTCATTCGCTCCAGATCATCCTCACGCAGCAGATCAGCGGCATCAAGGGCCGCCTTGAGATCGTAATATAAATCGGTCACAGGCTGATGGTGTTCAGCGATATACACGTTCAAAAAGACATCAGCCGCCGAAGTGCTGCAATACGCATACAGCGCAAGCTCAAACTCTTCGCCAGCGTTCGCCGCTGCCGTCAGGTCAATTTCCGTATGGTTAACGTCCAATCCACAGACCAGTTCACCGTTCAGAAAAGCCAGAAATTGCGGATTGTCGTAGTTCCATATATCGTCAGCACCAGTGATGATGCCACAAACCACTTTTTTTCGATCATGCGGTCTGGTATGCGAATTCGGGTTTTGAAACAACTGTGCACATCCTTGCCACCCCAGCCGTCTCCCTTCCGAAAAATATCCCAGGAGGAAGGGTCTTCGTGGACCAGCTCCCATGTGTGATAACCGCATTCTTTATGATAAAGCTCGTGTACATCCATTTTTGAGGTCAATCGGGCACGTTCCAAATGTTTAACAATGGTATGGATTCGAGTATATAAGGAACTGGTTTTCATTTCGTTTCCCACCTTGGTCTGAAGTATTTACAGGCTGCGCTTGTTGGTTATCAACTTCACTATAGCAAACGAGGATTGTAATGAACTATGTATTCTATGCTTAAAATAACGTCTTTTTATTGCATTTCATGCTAAAATGATCCCAATGAAATGGTTGAGGAGGTGCATGTCCATGTCCGTGACACCATTTGTTCTGGCCTACAAGCAGGGATATGCCATCCAGGTAAACCAGCCTGGGGATCCCCTCTTTTATTATGTGGATTATGATGAACGGTCTCACGATGTAAATATGGAGTTTCAGCATTTTCACGATTTTTATGAAATGCACATTCTGCTTGATCGGACGGCTGCACATATCATTGAAGGCAGTTTATATGAGATTCAGCCGTTTGATATTGTATTGCTTAAGCCTTCATTGCTGCACAAAACACAGTATCCCAAGGGAGCTCCACCCAAACGGGTGATTATTAATTTTGCTATGCCACGCAGTGTACCTGGACTTGAGAGCGGTTACAACGAACTGTTCTCTATATTTGAGGAATCCCTGCCGATTTTCAGGTTCACGGAAGAGCGGTGCAAGGATATATTCACACCGTTAAACGATATCTTTGCGCTTTCTCAGCACCCATCTGCCGTCAATTCGGTCGCAATCCATAGCAAATTCGTCGATTTTCTGTATACCATCCACCGTTATTCCCATGAAAATGGTTACGTTGTTCAAGAGACAGGATCATCCATGTCCAGACAGATTTATGCCATTACATCCTATATTCACAGCCATTATCAGCAGGAGTTGTCACTGGAGGGCATTTCGAAGGCGTTTTTCGTAAGTGCCCATCACTTGTCGCGTCAGTTCAACAAGGTTACCGGCTTCACACTCACCCAATATATCCAAATGACTCGTATTCGTAACGCCCAGCAGTTGCTCCTGAATTCCAGCATGAAAATAACGGAAATTGCAGAGCAGTGCGGCTTCGCCAGCTTCTCGCAATTCAATCGAAGCTTCAATAAGCTGAGTGGTATGTCACCGAGCGCATATCGCCGGAGGGAGCACTCGGAGAGTTAAAAGTGAAACGTACCTCGCAAATTTCATGTATTATAGGGTAA from Paenibacillus sp. JNUCC-31 includes:
- a CDS encoding alpha-mannosidase gives rise to the protein MFQNPNSHTRPHDRKKVVCGIITGADDIWNYDNPQFLAFLNGELVCGLDVNHTEIDLTAAANAGEEFELALYAYCSTSAADVFLNVYIAEHHQPVTDLYYDLKAALDAADLLREDDLERMKLIEQLNQAVNHLDLRQENSDAFHASVLEARRYMQENVYGEARPAGDQMPTVHCIGHTHIDVAWLWTLDQTREKVIRSFASVLYLMDKFPEYTFMSSQPKLYEYLKHDYPPLYDKIKQKVAEGRWEAEGSMWLEADCNLISGESMVRQIIYGKRFFKEEFGVDNRVLWLPDVFGYSAAMPQIMRKSGIDYFMTTKIAWNDTNQIPNDTMYWRGIDGSEVLTHFITTTDYDKHPDLKLRHRFETTYNGRFNASQVKGTWQRYQNKSINSDVLQCFGFGDGGGGPTEEMLEHGRRLEKGLPGVPTVKRTFVREFFEKLEDNLADVRSVPRWSGELYLEYHRGTYTSMARNKRYNRHSEFALADAELFSVIRQQIDSGAVYPAEALEHAWKLTMLNQFHDILPGSSIGQVYEDSREQYEEVLRVTDDLKASALSGIVSEIQSDGGAIVVFNTTGFERTDVVEIPSFDQKVAVYDGERRVPSQHTPNGGLVFLAEGVPASGYKSFRITTATVDDETTCQSFTHEELGLIQTPFYEIRLNDSAEFVSIWDKAEGRELLQPGKRGNVLQVFEDRPAEYEAWNIDDYYEENMWEVSDLQQLEWIECGPVRSLLKVKRQFLDSVIEQTIIFYAHTRRIDFRTFVDWKQEHLLLKVAFPLDIWSEKAVYEIQYGNVERATHRNTSWDQARFEVCGQKWADLAENGYGAALLNDCKYGYDIHNSVMRLSLIKSATYPNETADKEQHVFTYSLYPHKGDFREGRVIQAAYDINRPLVAREIPQQTGMMPAAWSLVSVDQDNVVLEVVKKAENNDDLIIRLYEAHGRRSRAAIKLPQGLSSIAYACDLLENNEAEYDVVSDQLSFDIKPYEILTFRVPIGQ
- a CDS encoding AraC family transcriptional regulator; its protein translation is MSVTPFVLAYKQGYAIQVNQPGDPLFYYVDYDERSHDVNMEFQHFHDFYEMHILLDRTAAHIIEGSLYEIQPFDIVLLKPSLLHKTQYPKGAPPKRVIINFAMPRSVPGLESGYNELFSIFEESLPIFRFTEERCKDIFTPLNDIFALSQHPSAVNSVAIHSKFVDFLYTIHRYSHENGYVVQETGSSMSRQIYAITSYIHSHYQQELSLEGISKAFFVSAHHLSRQFNKVTGFTLTQYIQMTRIRNAQQLLLNSSMKITEIAEQCGFASFSQFNRSFNKLSGMSPSAYRRREHSES